The genomic region CAGGGATTGCGACATCATGCATGCCGCTatttacacatgcacgcacactcacacacacacacacacacacacacacacacacacacacacacacacacacacacacacactcacaaactcactcacccacccacacacacacactgtaaagggtatatattaacgccttaaacatatagtttagcaggagtagtgaaacggacggttggcttaacctcttttattgagaagcgtaagcaacacagatattcacacagatacaagtcttcgtaaggcttagcgctgggtcgtcagcccgcaggggagcgcgcagCTGGGgcttgccccgacaagcagtcggcaagactctctgaaaggactgagactgacctgggtcatcctgagccttaagtactggtgggtgcgtggggcacgttggggcgcctgcggtgaagccacgcgtatacttgcttctgtacgccacgtggaagctatttatacatacttatattgctcggctgcctactcacgccttgccctggaggcgtctgatatttgcctcaagggtgacccaacctggctggttcttgacttgtaaacacttcgttcttgcgtgtaatgtccctgatgcatcttcgtggctgctcgtccctgtcgtcgtcttcatcttggtccctggtaaatccgttcgtcctcgatatccacacgtcctcgaaggtctcgcacaggtcctccttgacttcggattctcatccaggtccttcgagctcctggaggttgagtggatctgcggcgtccaggcaagttcacagcattatgggtcgactggtacctgctctggcgagttcctggttcTTCACTGGGTCGACGGGCGtcattatcctagtctttttcggtttctggcgatttcccggtgacgatttttacagcgcccgaaggtgaccgtttctgcagcagggcctccttcggtactatgacagatatcgtgaacaagattatagacataagggccaagatagtaagagaaaagaaagacaacagagaagaggggatgttaagcgccactagccgattatttatataattttcagtttttatggttgaattttcgttattttcgtcttctctttttttttttaattttgtgttttattttcacaaagttaaggaaaaacaattaggagagagagacggtaacagcggtccgcatagacctagcttgaactgctaaccgtctctgatagacaggagggtaaataagggaaatgacaaaggcatccgcaaggaattacttgaaccaattgtcgtaacgcagagaagaatgagagtgaaagtgacctcacacagaccggacatgggtgccaaacacggaaattaacgttcattttacacaaatgcaataaacaagttatagaagtaatacaaaattatttcaaatactacattgaatttaacatttaatgatatgcgacagaatgacgcactaatgaatggcgacgtgaaacaattcgcgagcgaatcttctcggggaaaaaattctgccgaggtaacatgtcaagctgcgcatacagacttcaattgacggggggtctctgtaccctaatttgccgtactttatgaagcgaaatgagctgggaaaatattaataacccattctatctgcgagtctgtgatgggcgttcatgaaatgccctacgggtatttatcatgaatcacaaatcgatgggatttaccccaaacatggcagcgacgtcaagggggtgagcgggatgtgattaataagagaatctcaattctagcttaaacccttgtcctacattatttaagggacctaaccgcgggtcacaccggcacAAAATAatgccgaacgaacgtgtcggagcgcggatctttaggcatatacgcaaccccaagtaatcaggcattctgacactatgataaggggaagatccctggcgctatataaaaatataagtaagtggtggcagggtggtagttgtgtccttttggcacacaacaatggacttacagtctccgaaacctggttaccgctcgaaccaaatcgcttccatacacgcaaaagtcttcagaacctgttgtgagtacatatttgggccatttttcctttcttttatcttccccataaatgtgttaagctgtatgtgcagttacgctcgcgctggctttgttaggttaaagtgctaattgacagcaatggtacgctctccactgctgacctcagatcacattactgtgtgatcaacggtatgggttcaaacaacaggaatatcgttcatttattacgtatttgtttaaattttctcgtgattagagagtatattgtttcaattgcaacgaatttagcgcgttcatgattttactattttcatgaacatcatatcattattctttctcactatccatttcccgtcttgacctgacctcccgagtgaaacatttcagtcacatctgcttgggacagctgtgtgacctgaccccactttcactctgagtgattgacacgtgaaatgaatgtgagaaccgctggcatttcctgtatagttttcgagattgttacattataggataacgcgtagcatccgttgcatgttcattggtgacacgttctatcggcgctagagcggagcttgtaacgcgacttacttacatttttatatagcgccagggatcttccctttatcatagtgtcagaatgccacacacatacacacacacacacacacacacatacacacacactcactcactcactcactcactcacaaactcactcactcaccccccccccacacacatatatatattatatattaatatagatatatattacatatatcatatatataatatatatcatatatattatatatattaatatatataatatatatataatatatatattatatatattaatatatatattacagacacacacacacacacacacacacacacacacacacacacacacacacacacacacacacacacacacacacacacacacacacacacacgcacacacacacacacacacacacacacacacacatatatatatatatatatatatatatatatatatatatatatagatagatagatagatagatagatagatagatagatagatatttagataggtagatgtgcatacgtacatacatttatcacTGTACTGTGTACATAGACACTGGATAGTGTCCAGTGCAGTACATGGTGGATGTGAGCGTTTGCCTGGTAACTTGTTGATAACATCCTAAAGTATTTCCGTTCTTTGCACAGACTTCTCTGATGCCCACCAGATGTAAGGAGTAgagtaattttctttttatttaataaaaatgaaactcaGTAGAGTCTGCGGACATTTCTAGACACAGAATTACGTCATCGGTTCACGTTGTCACACGATAAGACAGGTCGAAAACTGGTCGTTCACAttggaaggataataataaaacatcgaATATCTACGATATCAAATTTAATGAGGCCTCTCGTATGTAGTTCCACGTTTTCTTCATCCATTCGAAAACTAAAAGCGGAAAAGCAAGTTTCCTACTTATTATATAACAGTTTTCATCCAACAACAAACGTTCCTGAAAAACGTGCGGAGCTTCGgctttaaaaacaaaacatctgTTCAATGTGAGAAGCAAACAGAAAGGAGAGGTCACAGTTTTCATAATGCCGTTCATGAGGCGTAAGTGCATTTAAAGAGGAAAATTTACGTTTTGCTTTCTTATTCAAGGTTCAGGTTAGGAATGATCTTAGTCATTTGAGTTATTTTAAGAGATGTTTTGTGTTATGCAATGTCCCGTGTCGGAAATATTCATGTAATCAGAGTGCGTTTTACATTTTTGATGGTAATATTTCGGAATATCTTCGCATAACCGTATCGATAGATTTTATATCGGTctctactatccaaatatatcGAAAATATGCCGCGGAAACCCCCCTCTAGCGACAATATTGGCTCCCATAACAGGGGAGGGTATGAAATGTATCGAGGAAATTttagggtaaaatatgaataatatacactgcATCATTCACTATAGTGATTGGGTCGCATTCAGCAGTGTactatcttctttattttattcaattattattagtatacccTACAATTCCCCTGgtaccttccatcccctcccctgaTATTGGGACCAAGAATGCTGGGTTTGTGGGGGCCCAAAGGAATCCATAGATGCCAAAATCATTGCAGttggtcattatatatatatatatatatatatatatatatatatatatatatatatatatatatacacatatatataatacatatacatatataatacatatatatatatatatatatatatatatatagatagatagatagatatgcacacatatatataatacatatacataaatataatacatatatacatatatatatatatatatatatatatatatatagtgtgtgagtgtgagtgtgagtgtgagtgtgagtgtgagtgtgagtgtgagtgtgagtgtgagtgtgagtgtgagtgtgagtgtgagtgtgtgtgtgtgtgtgtgtgtgtgtgtgtgtgtgtgtgtgtgtgtgtgtgtgtgtgtgtgtgtgtgtgtttatgtgtatgtgtatgtgtatgtatatatatatatatatatatatatatatatgtatatatatatatatatatataatatgtatatgtatatatatattatatatatgttttatatttatatatataaatattttttttatatctatattatatatatttatacatatattttttgtttatatatattatatttatatatatgtttgtatatacatatatatatgtatgtatacatatgtgtgtatttatatatttttttctttctttttttatacattgtTTGCCATCTAACAAAAATGATACATTATTTGCTTGTGTATCAGTATTTGATTCCTTCAAAATTCCATTGTTACAGTAAATGTAATGCTTGGTAACATCTGTTTCTTGGTGATTATTGATAACCAAGCATCCTGGGAGGTGCATCAATTGGGGATGGGGAGCCTCTCCAAATCCCtgtgtaccctccccccccccccctatgctctggcttgccctccccctcttccacaaaCCAcaattcttacccccccccccctgggaaaAAGCAGAAATAACATCAAAACTCATATTTACTTACGATTTCAGGCTTTGGGAGTGTGATAGCCCAGTCATGGGCAACAAAGCACCAGAAACATCAAGTTGCTTCTCTACAAAGCTTATGTAGAAATGCTTCCCACACAGTCTCAGCTGCCAAGGATTACCAGAAAGAAAATGATAGGAACTCCAATCATGGCTCCTCCTACACTCGCACAGCTCTGGGACTAGGAGCTGGTCTAATCCTAGGTGCTACAGCAAAGACACTGTATGATGAAAGAACAAAGGACAAAGAATTCCCTAAAGGGATTCTCCCAGCAGTGCAGGCATCTAGCCCTTTGCCTCCTGAGGATGTGTCTGTGCCAGGAAATGGAGGAACTTCAGCCTTTTTCAAGAAGAGGGATATGTATAATTTTGTTGCAGATGCTGTTGAGAAAGCTTCATGTGGTGTTGTCTTTATCTCCATACATGATACAAGGCAAGAATTAAATTTCTTCTGTTAATTTTGGTAATCTCCTTTTGTATTATGGGTttccaaaataataattaatgtgaTATATTGCACCAAAATTACCAGTTCTTTGTTCCACAGGAGGCACATTATTCGGCAATATCAACATCTGTCAAATGGATCAGGTTTCATTGTCAGTGACGACGGACTAATTCTCACCAATGCTCATGTTGTCAGCAATTTTCCCAAGTCTGTTGAAATTAAGGTAGGGCTCATGGTGACTACCAATTTTACATCAAAGATAACTGACATATCCATGTAGATAGAAGTTGCTATTCAAATAAGACATTCACTTGACATCTGTCTCCTCCTCAGGTTCGTCTAATAGATGGCAAAGAGTATTCTGCAGTTATTGAAGAAATTGACACAGCATCAGATCTAGCTTTGTTAAGAATCAATTGTGTAAGTATtctaatgtgtgaatatatataaatacatatatatatatatatatatatatatatatatatatatatatatgtgtgtgtgtgtgtgtgtgtgtgtgtaaaatatatatatatatttatatttatatttatatatatatatatatatatatatattttatatatatatatatatatatatatatatatatataaaatatatatatataatatatatatatattttttatatatatattttatatatatatatatatatatatatatatatattatatatatattatatatatcatatatatatatatatatatatatatatacatacaaatatataatatatatgtataatatatataatatataatatatataatatatataatatataatatatatagtatatatatatgtaaatatgtatatatataatatatataatatgtattatatatatgtataatatgtatgcatatatatatatatatatatatatatatatatatatatatatatatatataaaagatatatatatatatatatatatataagatatatatatatatatatatatatatatatatataagatatatatatatatatgtatatatatataagatatatatatatatatataatataatataatataatataatataatatatatatcttatatatatatatatatatatatatatatataagatatatatattatattatattatattatattatatatatatatatatatcttatatatatatatatatatatatatatatcttatatatatatatatatatatatatatatattaaatatgtattatattatattatatatattatatatatatatatatattatatatatatatatattatatatatatatatatatatatatatatcttatatatatatatatatatatatatatatcttatatatatatatatatatatatatatatatatatatatcttttatatatatatatatatatatatatatatacatatttaatatatatatatatatatatatatatatatatataagatatatatattatattatattatatatatatatatatatatatatatatatatcttatatatatatatatatatatatatatatatatatatatatatatatatatcatatatatatatatatatatatatatatatatatatatatatataagatatatatatatatatatatatatatataagatatatatatatatataatataatataatataatatatatatcttatatatatatatatatatatatatatatatatatatatatatatattaaatatgtatatatatatatatatatatatatatatatatatacatattacatatatatatatatataatatatatatatatatatatattattatatatattttatatatatatatatattttatatatatacatatcttttatatatatatatatacatatatataatataaattatatatatacatatttacatatatattatatattatatattatatattatatatattatacatatatataatacaaattatatatattatgtatatacatatttacgtatatattatatattatatattatatactatatattatatactatatattatatatattatacatatatattatacatatatattatacatatatattatacatatatattatacatatatattatacatatatattatacatatatattatacatatatatatatatatatatatatatatatatatatatatatacacgtgtgtgtgtgtgtgtgtgtgtgtgtgtgtgtgtgtgtgtgtgtgtgtgtgtgtgtgtgtgtgtgtgtgtgttgcaagaaCCACTTGCAACTTAAATTTTTCATTGGTATTTTGACATGAAAAGAATAGTTCCTATTAGTCTGAGCATAACAAAAGGTTAAGGCTGGAATTGTAGTTAGGTATATTCATTATGTAAAATGTTAAATCAGTAGCAAATGTGAATATAATTGTTTGAAGAACAGCTTGGTACATGAAAATCTTACTTCATTAGCAATACCTTTAATAGTATTATGCATCAGAGGCAGATGTTGCAAATGTGTAAATGCAATTGAAAATGCAAGAAGAGTCAGCTTTACTAGAATATACTCATACTTTATGAATACTTCTGTATTCTGTTAATGCTATCATCAGTGCCATTTtcactataattactgttatcgttatcattaccaatactactTTTTCCAGACGGGACTTACTCCTCTAAAACTTGGAAACTCAAGTGGAGTAAGACCAGGAGAGTTTGTAGCTGCCTTAGGCTGTCCTCTGTCACTGTCAAACTCTGTCACTTTGGGTGTTGTGTCATCTGCCGATCGAGGGAGTGTCGAACTTGGCTTACGTGGGAGAGACATGCAGTACATCCAAACAGATGCAGCCATTACTGTAACTATTCTAATGTTCATATCTTTTcagtaatgaagataaagaggatATGTCATTTGTTAAATCCAAAAGAACGATTAGCTTTAATATTTTCAGATGAATAAGaccctctttctttacttcttcataTAGTTTGGCAACTCAGGAGGCCCACTGATCAACTTAGATGGAGAAGTCATTGGAATAAATTCAATGACAGTAACTTCAGGAATTTCATTTGCCATCCCTGTAGATCATGCCAAGGAATTCATGAAGAAAGCTGAGAAGAAAAGAGTTGACCTAGGTAAGAATATCCACCAaatgtattgtttattattaatacaatattgATTACTTGACAACTTACTGAAATTCTCTAGAAATATCCTCCAACTTATAACTTTTCTGATCATAGGTGTAgcattatttttcaattttttttataatataattacagcCAAATATCCAAAACCAAGTGCTAGTCAGCGGCGATACTTAGGTGTTACTATGCTGACCTTGACAAAGTCCATTCTACAAGAGCTGCAGTCTAGAGGTGGTCCTATGTCAAGTATTCCATCAGACATCACACAAGGGGTCTTCATATGGAAAGTTGTTGTTGGTTCTCCAGCATATCAGTAAGTGTGACATTTTTTCTTTTGACAGTTGCTCTAAcacaatgccgccagggaaaatgaacaaaaaatagggaaaatgctgtgcctattttctatattttttgtgaaatgtctgcccatagatggctctgctagtgcttagccagaaaggagtcaattagtagaccttgtgaccgtacctgatttgaaatggcgggaaaaacatattttttactagtgctatgaatatcgatggtgttattcttattataaacattctaattattataatgttttttaacattaataacagcaaaataagataccttaaaatattttgtaaatcaaagagtGGGTAAACaaacgagacaggcagtactcgtaactggctcattggtgacttagtacaagtgtagccatctatgtgtaaaaacaatcaaacaagtactcacagtgggcatagcacgtctgTACacatcatacccgtcggcattgggttaatactcCTTAGTGAAGGTGTCTATTTGAGTTTGTAATGAAAAACCATGTTTGTTTAGAAATATTTATGAAGAAAATACTACCATGTTGATACAAAGGTAGCAGAAACTCAGTGCacacaaaatagatttattgacaaATGTGGCAACAGGCTCAAAATCCTGCTTGATGTTTGAAAAGggttaggagagtgtgtgtgtgtgtttgtttgtttgtttgtttgtttgtttgttggcagTTTTTGCTTCCTAATATATTCACTATAATtgtaatgtggggggggggggtcacacctGCCTTGGTCCTCAGTCCTCAGCCCTTTTGCatggtattttcttctcctcctttccttttccttttcttcatccctttgtTCTGTCTACTATTCATAATCGTTAACAGATAGCCACAAGAGATTGATTAATGGTACAATTACTGACCATATTTTTCAAAACAGATCAGGGTTGGTACCAGGGGACATCATTACCCAAATCAACAATGAACCAGTGGCCTCATCAAGGGATGTCTACAGAAGCCTGGAGCACAAAGGAGATTTGGTTATGGTAGTGGTACGCAATGGCCAACGCTATAAAGTTATTGTTTCTCCCGAGGAGTAACAACCAGTATCCCAAGAGCTCAATAGCAAGAAAGAATAGATATGGCAAATATTGTTAAGaagttttatatctatttattttttctcaatgGATTATTATTGTACTTAGAGATAGTAACCAGTTTCAATTTTTAACTTACAGAAAATTTCAGACCTTCAGaataaatggaaaaaggaaactaAACTTTATTGTAACAGACGAAAATAAATGACAGAAGTATTACTGAATGTGCCACAGTAGTCAAAGTGCCTAATATGTACATTGTTCTAATACATGCAAAACTTTCAAAGGGAAGGAATACGTTGCTTGTGTTTTGTTGAAatgaataaaatttattttttaaggaAATAATAGCTGTGATAGTCTTCTGTAAGTTGTTTCAGATTATGATTGATTATTAGATTGATTAAGTTGTTTAACTACTGTTGTAGTCTGGAAAATTATGTATATTGGTTAGTGATGAACAACTATTCATGAAAAAGGAAAGCATTTATATAAGTTGTTTTTATTTACCTTCATAGTGATGGACCCTCAATCTCTTGCCCATTGTAGCTGTGATGGGCCTTAGGAGACAGAGAGGTGTGAGAGCTgtattgaaaggatgaaaggctgaattGTGTCAGTTATCAACAGCCTAGGAAAGCACGGGGACgatattctcatttatttatcaagCCCCTACCCCTCAAGGTCCCATCAATTCTTTGATGgttgtaattgtgtgtatgtgtgtgtgtgggggggggggggggtcacacctGCCTTGGTCCTCAGTCCTCAGCCCTTTTGCatggtattttcttctcctcctttccttttccttttcttcatccctttgtTCTGTCTACTATTCATAATCGTTAAAATCATTTTTGCCAATTTCTCCACAATACTTTATCCTAATGCTCCCAGCTCCCTtaactcctactccttcttctaacaacctttaccctAAATTATACCCCATcggctccccctctctacccttttcactaccatactaccctcaaGTAAACctaacctgtaactttaccctaatcatttattcattcctaacccttttcgctaCTCAACTTAACCAAAGTgccattgacccccccccctctctctctctctctcttctctcttctctcttccctcttccctcttccctctttcctcttccctcttccctcttccctcttccctcttctcttctctcttctctgctcgctcgctctctctctctctctctctctctctctctctctctctctctctctctctctctctctctctctctctctctctctatctctctctctatctctctctct from Penaeus chinensis breed Huanghai No. 1 chromosome 39, ASM1920278v2, whole genome shotgun sequence harbors:
- the LOC125046636 gene encoding serine protease HTRA2, mitochondrial-like, translating into MPFMRRFGSVIAQSWATKHQKHQVASLQSLCRNASHTVSAAKDYQKENDRNSNHGSSYTRTALGLGAGLILGATAKTLYDERTKDKEFPKGILPAVQASSPLPPEDVSVPGNGGTSAFFKKRDMYNFVADAVEKASCGVVFISIHDTRRHIIRQYQHLSNGSGFIVSDDGLILTNAHVVSNFPKSVEIKVRLIDGKEYSAVIEEIDTASDLALLRINCTGLTPLKLGNSSGVRPGEFVAALGCPLSLSNSVTLGVVSSADRGSVELGLRGRDMQYIQTDAAITFGNSGGPLINLDGEVIGINSMTVTSGISFAIPVDHAKEFMKKAEKKRVDLAKYPKPSASQRRYLGVTMLTLTKSILQELQSRGGPMSSIPSDITQGVFIWKVVVGSPAYQSGLVPGDIITQINNEPVASSRDVYRSLEHKGDLVMVVVRNGQRYKVIVSPEE